Proteins from a genomic interval of Paenibacillus lentus:
- a CDS encoding group II intron maturase-specific domain-containing protein, with translation MRSLSFTDHIARLNPKIVGWRNYYYTNYSQRKLAKLDGYILQRFTRWYAKKRQKRRWMSSFHEVKFQTKQSGLKTLL, from the coding sequence ATGCGTTCACTGTCCTTTACAGACCATATTGCACGGCTAAATCCGAAGATCGTAGGATGGAGGAATTACTACTACACCAACTACAGTCAACGGAAACTCGCCAAACTGGATGGGTACATTTTGCAACGCTTTACACGTTGGTACGCCAAGAAAAGGCAAAAACGAAGATGGATGAGCTCATTCCATGAAGTGAAGTTTCAAACAAAACAAAGTGGATTAAAAACGCTACTGTAA
- a CDS encoding GNAT family N-acetyltransferase, which translates to MNMNKTNPLLLDIPDYFESERLIIRAPKQGDGDALNEAVKESFDQLRPWMPWAQEIPALVDSESVVRRAHLKFMERTDLMLLLILKKSGQLVGCSGLHRIDWEARKFEIGYWVRTSFSKQGLITEAADAITDYAIHELQANRIEIRCDERNTQSAKVAQRLGFTLEGILRNDASGTDGTLRSTKVFSKVRGIEF; encoded by the coding sequence ATGAACATGAACAAAACGAATCCACTCTTGCTAGACATCCCTGATTATTTCGAGAGCGAGCGATTGATAATCCGGGCTCCCAAACAGGGAGACGGCGACGCGTTAAACGAAGCTGTTAAAGAGAGCTTCGATCAATTACGCCCCTGGATGCCCTGGGCACAGGAAATACCTGCGCTCGTAGATTCAGAAAGCGTCGTCCGGCGCGCCCACCTGAAATTTATGGAACGGACGGATCTCATGCTGCTGCTTATCCTCAAAAAATCCGGCCAGCTCGTCGGCTGCAGCGGCCTTCACCGCATCGACTGGGAAGCTCGCAAATTCGAAATCGGATACTGGGTTCGCACTTCCTTCAGCAAGCAGGGCTTGATCACTGAGGCCGCAGATGCAATTACAGACTACGCTATCCATGAGCTGCAAGCCAATCGCATCGAAATCCGGTGCGATGAACGCAACACGCAAAGCGCCAAAGTGGCGCAGCGTCTGGGCTTTACATTGGAAGGCATTCTGCGGAATGACGCCAGCGGCACGGATGGCACTTTAAGGAGCACGAAGGTTTTCTCTAAAGTCCGCGGTATAGAGTTTTAA
- a CDS encoding nucleotidyltransferase domain-containing protein codes for MTVQRQQILAQLRQIEQEEQVKIIYACESGSRAWGFPSKDSDYDVRFIYVRPIEWYLSIFEKRDVIERPINNLLDINGWDLKKALNLFRKSNPPLLEWLQSPIVYMEDYSAAEQIRGFSSLTFSPKACMYHYLHMAEGNYREYLQREQVKIKKYFYVLRPVLACEWIEKYGTMPPIEFTTLTDQLLPAESEVKAAIDSLLVRKKAGDEMDFEPRIGPINTYLDEKIQYYKQAAKRMPTSTDGQDRQLDELFRSLLKEAWG; via the coding sequence ATGACTGTACAGCGACAGCAAATCTTGGCGCAGTTGCGGCAAATCGAGCAAGAGGAGCAGGTGAAGATTATTTATGCCTGCGAGTCAGGGAGCCGGGCGTGGGGCTTTCCTTCAAAGGACAGCGATTATGATGTAAGATTCATATATGTCAGACCGATAGAATGGTATTTATCAATTTTTGAAAAAAGAGATGTCATTGAGCGCCCGATCAACAATTTGCTTGACATTAACGGTTGGGATTTGAAGAAAGCATTAAACCTGTTCCGCAAATCCAATCCACCTTTGCTGGAGTGGCTGCAATCGCCCATCGTTTACATGGAGGATTATTCGGCGGCAGAGCAAATCCGCGGATTCTCATCGCTAACCTTCTCGCCTAAAGCTTGCATGTATCACTATTTGCACATGGCCGAGGGTAATTATCGTGAGTATTTGCAGCGAGAACAGGTGAAGATCAAGAAGTATTTCTATGTGCTTCGGCCAGTATTGGCCTGCGAGTGGATCGAGAAGTATGGTACGATGCCGCCGATCGAGTTCACAACGCTTACGGATCAGCTATTGCCGGCAGAGAGCGAGGTGAAGGCAGCCATCGACAGTCTGCTAGTACGAAAAAAAGCTGGTGATGAAATGGACTTTGAGCCGAGAATCGGTCCGATCAACACCTATTTGGATGAGAAAATTCAGTATTATAAGCAAGCCGCTAAGAGGATGCCTACCTCTACTGACGGACAGGATCGTCAGCTCGACGAGCTATTCCGGTCGCTGTTAAAGGAAGCTTGGGGATAA
- a CDS encoding elongation factor G translates to MNKTIGILAHVDAGKTTFSEQLLYYTNSIKQRGRVDHKDAFLDSHEIERQRGITVFTDQGMFSYGDSRYYLIDTPGHADFSPEMERGIQAMDYAVVIISAVEGIEGQTELVWELLRKHGIPCFFFINKIDRVGANVQQVVQEIRSTFAVDVCDITDNLNEDGFMGEELAEFLAERDEALLERYMDAGYDRDFWLAAMRRLLRDNAVYPYACGSALQGTGIESFLRKLDMLTVTDYSSEGPFAGRVYRIRHDEQGTRITFIKALSGTLKVRDTLQYGDTENPMSEKITQIRMYNGREFKAVERIEAGELFAVTGLSMAAVGDGLGNLKEKAVYEMVPTLKSKVMLEPSVNKKEALQYFKILNAEDPSLNVLWEESLQEIHIHVMGRIQLEVLELLMKERFNLTVSFENPEILYKETIEAETVGYGHFEPLKHYAEVHLRLRPGERNSGVQFDNVCHADDLSFGNQNLVRHHLYERDHHGLLTGSPLTDVVVTLLTGRAHNKHTSGGDFREATYRALRQGLEKAKNVLLEPYYQFKIKVELDQLGRVISDVQQAHGTYDAPCTEGDKAILTGKVPVATFMDYGSELASFTQGRGTLSLTFAGYDRCHNEQEVIARIGYNKDADPEYTSSSIFCAKGQGYTVPWDEAEKLMHCL, encoded by the coding sequence ATGAACAAGACGATTGGAATACTAGCGCATGTTGACGCCGGGAAAACGACGTTTTCGGAGCAACTGCTTTACTATACGAACAGCATTAAACAGCGGGGCAGGGTCGATCATAAGGATGCCTTTTTGGACAGCCATGAGATCGAACGGCAGCGGGGAATCACGGTGTTTACAGATCAAGGGATGTTCAGCTATGGCGATTCCCGTTATTATCTCATCGATACGCCGGGTCATGCCGACTTTTCTCCTGAGATGGAGCGGGGGATACAGGCGATGGATTATGCGGTGGTTATTATTAGCGCCGTTGAGGGGATCGAAGGGCAGACGGAGCTTGTATGGGAGCTTCTGCGCAAGCATGGCATCCCCTGCTTCTTTTTTATCAACAAAATTGATCGGGTAGGGGCGAACGTTCAGCAGGTAGTGCAGGAGATTCGTAGTACATTTGCCGTGGATGTATGCGACATAACGGATAACTTGAACGAGGACGGCTTTATGGGCGAGGAATTGGCAGAGTTTCTGGCTGAGCGGGATGAAGCTCTCCTGGAGCGGTACATGGATGCAGGATATGACAGGGATTTTTGGCTTGCTGCGATGCGGCGCTTGCTGCGGGATAATGCCGTGTATCCTTATGCGTGCGGCTCGGCGTTGCAAGGGACCGGGATCGAAAGCTTTTTGCGGAAGCTGGACATGTTGACGGTAACTGATTATTCCAGTGAGGGGCCATTTGCCGGCCGGGTCTACCGGATTCGCCATGATGAGCAGGGGACGAGAATCACATTCATTAAAGCTTTGAGCGGAACGCTAAAGGTGAGAGATACCCTCCAGTATGGTGATACGGAGAACCCGATGAGCGAGAAAATTACCCAAATTCGCATGTACAATGGCCGGGAGTTTAAAGCTGTCGAACGGATTGAGGCCGGTGAGCTATTTGCCGTTACAGGTCTATCTATGGCTGCGGTCGGTGATGGATTAGGTAATTTAAAAGAAAAAGCCGTCTACGAGATGGTGCCGACCTTGAAGTCGAAGGTGATGCTGGAGCCGTCCGTGAATAAGAAAGAGGCTTTGCAATACTTCAAAATATTGAATGCTGAGGATCCTTCCTTAAATGTGCTTTGGGAAGAGAGCCTACAGGAAATCCATATTCACGTCATGGGAAGAATTCAGCTTGAGGTATTGGAACTCCTTATGAAGGAGCGGTTTAACTTAACTGTATCGTTCGAGAATCCGGAAATTCTATATAAGGAAACGATCGAGGCGGAGACGGTCGGTTATGGCCATTTTGAACCATTGAAGCATTATGCCGAGGTGCATCTTCGCCTACGGCCGGGCGAGCGGAACAGCGGAGTTCAATTTGATAATGTCTGCCATGCCGATGACTTGTCCTTCGGGAATCAGAACCTCGTTCGCCATCATCTGTATGAACGGGATCATCATGGCTTGTTAACGGGCTCGCCGCTAACAGATGTCGTCGTAACTTTATTGACGGGAAGGGCGCATAATAAGCACACGTCCGGCGGTGACTTCAGAGAAGCGACTTATCGCGCGTTGAGGCAAGGATTGGAAAAGGCAAAGAATGTGCTGTTGGAGCCTTACTATCAATTCAAAATCAAAGTTGAGCTTGATCAGCTCGGCCGAGTTATTTCTGATGTTCAGCAAGCTCACGGAACTTATGATGCTCCTTGTACGGAAGGGGACAAAGCGATTTTGACAGGAAAAGTACCGGTTGCCACCTTTATGGATTACGGCAGCGAATTAGCCTCCTTTACGCAAGGAAGAGGTACGCTGAGCCTCACATTCGCCGGCTATGATCGATGTCATAACGAGCAAGAGGTCATTGCACGAATCGGCTACAATAAGGATGCTGACCCGGAATACACTTCCTCCTCGATATTTTGCGCCAAAGGACAAGGCTATACAGTACCCTGGGATGAAGCAGAAAAGCTAATGCATTGCTTGTGA
- a CDS encoding RtcB family protein yields MAYQNIDGVRVWGRPDEGAVAQAKMCARTGNVVQSLLMADHHKGYSQPIGGVVVYDGQISPSGVGYDIACGNKAVRTNLYAKDIRLGLGKIMDDIARKISFGVGRINNERVDHELFDDPDWAVYQAFGQQEHDKLKALARSQLGTVGSGNHYVDLFEEPATGRLWVGNHFGSRGFGHKTASGFMNLAAGRRFADKAPGESMDQPPLLLDLNSEVGDMYYRAMRLAGRYAYAGRDYVMQEVLSILGAEADFEVHNHHNYAWKETHEGKEVVVVRKGATPSAPDQLGFIGGSMGDISVIVRGKDTEENRDAYYSTVHGAGRIMSRTQAAGKMNWKTRTRSGGQITPKQMMDAVREFGVELRGAGTDESPFVYRKLQEVLDAHSETLEVLHVLKPIGVCMAGADEFDPYKD; encoded by the coding sequence ATGGCTTATCAAAATATCGATGGTGTGCGTGTCTGGGGGAGGCCGGATGAAGGGGCGGTAGCTCAAGCGAAAATGTGTGCAAGGACAGGCAATGTCGTTCAGTCCCTGTTGATGGCGGATCATCATAAAGGTTATAGCCAGCCGATTGGCGGCGTCGTTGTGTATGACGGGCAAATATCACCTTCCGGCGTAGGGTATGATATCGCCTGCGGAAATAAGGCGGTGCGCACGAACCTGTATGCAAAGGATATTCGGTTGGGACTCGGGAAGATCATGGATGATATCGCGAGAAAAATATCGTTTGGGGTAGGGCGGATTAACAATGAAAGAGTGGATCACGAATTGTTCGATGATCCAGATTGGGCAGTATATCAGGCCTTCGGTCAGCAGGAGCATGACAAGTTGAAGGCATTAGCCCGCAGTCAGCTCGGCACCGTAGGCAGTGGTAACCATTATGTCGATTTGTTCGAGGAGCCGGCAACGGGACGGCTGTGGGTCGGCAATCACTTCGGGAGCCGCGGCTTTGGCCATAAGACAGCTAGCGGATTTATGAACCTTGCGGCGGGCAGACGCTTTGCGGATAAGGCGCCGGGCGAATCGATGGATCAGCCGCCTTTATTGCTGGACTTGAACAGCGAGGTCGGCGATATGTATTATCGGGCAATGAGGCTCGCTGGGCGCTACGCCTACGCAGGACGGGACTATGTCATGCAGGAGGTATTGTCCATTCTCGGAGCGGAAGCGGATTTCGAGGTGCATAACCATCATAACTATGCCTGGAAGGAAACACATGAGGGGAAGGAAGTCGTTGTCGTTCGCAAAGGGGCAACGCCGTCTGCACCGGATCAGCTTGGCTTTATCGGCGGGAGCATGGGCGACATTTCTGTCATTGTCCGGGGGAAGGATACGGAGGAGAATCGGGATGCCTATTACAGTACAGTGCATGGCGCAGGCCGCATTATGAGTCGGACTCAGGCAGCAGGCAAAATGAACTGGAAGACGCGCACTCGCAGTGGCGGTCAGATTACGCCGAAACAGATGATGGATGCCGTTCGGGAGTTTGGCGTGGAGCTGCGGGGCGCTGGTACAGATGAGAGTCCGTTCGTTTACCGCAAGCTGCAGGAGGTTTTAGATGCGCACAGCGAGACGCTCGAGGTGCTGCATGTGCTCAAGCCGATTGGCGTATGTATGGCGGGAGCGGATGAATTTGACCCATATAAAGATTAG